From one Variovorax sp. PBL-H6 genomic stretch:
- a CDS encoding fumarate hydratase, whose product MTIIQQADLIESVAAALQYISYYHPTDYIAHLARAYEREQSAAAKDAMAQILTNSKMSATGQRPICQDTGIVNVFLKVGMDVRWGGFTGGLYDAINEGVRRGYNHPDNMLRASVVADPQFDRKNTKDNTPAVIFTEIVPGNTVEVTVAAKGGGSENKSKLVMLNPGDSVVDWVLKTVPTMGAGWCPPGMLGIGIGGTAEKAALLAKESLMDDLDMHELLARKRAGAELSKVEALRVELYEKVNALGIGAQGLGGLATVLDVKIKMYPTHAASKPVAMIPNCAATRHAHFVLDGSGPVYLEAPSLDLWPKIDWAPDYNKSKRVDLDKLTPAEVASWKPGDTLLLNGKMLTGRDAAHKRIADMLAKGEKLPVDFTNRVIYYVGPVDPVKDEAVGPAGPTTATRMDGFTEMMLAKTGLIAMIGKAERGPVAIEAIQKHKSAYLMAVGGAAYLVSKAIKTAKVVGFADLGMEAIYEFDVVDMPVTVAVDAGGTSAHITGPAEWQKRIASGEFKTIMMEAA is encoded by the coding sequence ATGACCATCATCCAGCAAGCCGACCTGATCGAGTCGGTTGCCGCCGCGCTCCAGTACATCAGCTACTACCACCCCACCGACTACATCGCCCACCTGGCACGCGCCTACGAGCGTGAGCAGAGCGCCGCAGCCAAGGATGCCATGGCGCAGATCCTCACCAACAGCAAGATGAGCGCAACGGGCCAGCGGCCGATCTGCCAGGACACGGGGATCGTCAACGTGTTCCTCAAGGTCGGCATGGACGTACGCTGGGGCGGCTTCACGGGCGGCCTTTACGACGCCATCAACGAAGGCGTGCGCCGTGGCTACAACCATCCGGACAACATGCTGCGCGCCTCGGTGGTCGCCGATCCGCAGTTCGACCGCAAGAACACGAAGGACAACACCCCCGCCGTGATCTTCACGGAGATCGTGCCCGGCAACACGGTCGAGGTCACGGTCGCGGCCAAGGGTGGCGGGAGCGAAAACAAGAGCAAGCTCGTGATGCTGAACCCCGGCGACAGCGTGGTCGACTGGGTGCTCAAGACCGTGCCGACCATGGGCGCCGGCTGGTGCCCGCCGGGCATGCTCGGCATCGGCATCGGGGGCACGGCCGAGAAGGCCGCCCTGCTCGCCAAGGAAAGCCTGATGGACGACCTCGACATGCACGAGCTGCTGGCCAGGAAGCGCGCGGGCGCCGAGCTGAGCAAGGTGGAGGCACTGCGGGTGGAGCTCTATGAGAAGGTCAATGCACTCGGCATCGGCGCGCAGGGCCTGGGCGGGCTGGCCACGGTGCTGGACGTCAAGATCAAGATGTACCCCACGCACGCGGCCAGCAAACCCGTCGCGATGATCCCGAATTGCGCGGCCACGCGCCACGCGCATTTCGTGCTCGACGGCTCGGGGCCGGTCTACCTCGAGGCGCCTTCGCTGGATCTCTGGCCCAAGATCGACTGGGCCCCCGACTACAACAAGAGCAAGCGTGTGGACCTCGACAAGCTCACGCCGGCCGAGGTCGCCAGCTGGAAGCCGGGCGACACGCTGCTGCTCAACGGCAAGATGCTCACCGGCCGCGACGCCGCGCACAAGCGCATCGCAGACATGCTTGCCAAGGGCGAGAAGCTGCCGGTGGACTTCACGAACCGGGTGATCTATTACGTGGGCCCGGTCGATCCGGTCAAGGACGAGGCGGTGGGCCCGGCCGGCCCGACAACCGCGACGCGCATGGATGGCTTCACTGAAATGATGCTCGCGAAGACCGGGCTGATCGCGATGATCGGCAAGGCCGAGCGCGGCCCGGTCGCGATCGAGGCGATCCAGAAGCACAAGAGCGCCTACCTGATGGCGGTGGGCGGCGCCGCGTACCTCGTGAGCAAGGCGATCAAGACCGCCAAGGTGGTGGGCTTCGCCGACCTGGGCATGGAAGCGATCTATGAGTTCGACGTGGTCGACATGCCGGTGACGGTGGCGGTCGATGCCGGCGGCACCAGCGCCCACATCACTGGCCCGGCCGAGTGGCAGAAGCGCATTGCCAGCGGCGAATTCAAGACCATCATGATGGAAGCCGCTTGA